One window of Sphingobacteriales bacterium genomic DNA carries:
- a CDS encoding SurA N-terminal domain-containing protein: MAVIEKIRQRVGLVVFLIAASIVSFLLMDALSTTNRMSGNGNSIGSIDGENIDIQSYQAKIEQITENYRNNQMELTEETRMQIREQAWTQEVEEHLLKRSYDALGLKITEEELTQLFTGDNLHPSIQSAAVFKDEAGMFSKDKLAEYVKTFSDGTEEGKARQRQWKRFEESVKKDEVKQKYTNLIKKAIYIPSWYAKQVYVDKNKKATIDYVFVPYTSVQDAEVAVTDAELKAYLNKNKEKYKQKASKTIEYITYEVIPTKEDSTMAQKTIADNIEAFKTTEDAARFVKVQNSDTPFSDSYVAKDNLTGMLKDSLFSVSVGTVIGPYYEAGTFQAVRLLDRKMIADSVKIRQILFTAPDAASASKVVATADSVKTVLEKGGDFAALANQFSADAASKAKGGDVGYVKPDALAPELAKAVFYEHKKGDIFTTPTNQGLYLVEITAANPNKDAVKFATFSKNVEPSEQTRNNVFAKALQFATQNTTVEAFKKAAAEQTLAIKKSENIEKNTYNITGLGISEEIATWAFTNNVGKVSSQIFTMEEDLKDGTNRVKTTYILPAVTSAKEEGTPSIEDVRTQLETEVKKEKKAEKIIAKIGNSDNLQSIATATGQELLSAAELDFYSFSLADLGREPKVQGTIFALKPNTLSKPIIGDKGVYVVKVASFTDVAPSDNLSSIKSEIDQPIKQSVDFSALQALTKASKVEDNRYKTRRF, encoded by the coding sequence TGGCTGTAATAGAAAAAATACGTCAGAGAGTAGGTTTAGTGGTGTTTCTTATAGCGGCATCTATCGTGTCGTTTTTGTTAATGGATGCTTTGAGCACCACCAACCGCATGTCAGGTAATGGCAATTCAATCGGTAGTATTGATGGTGAGAACATAGATATTCAAAGCTATCAGGCAAAAATAGAGCAAATTACCGAAAACTACCGCAACAATCAAATGGAGTTGACCGAAGAAACTCGTATGCAGATACGTGAACAGGCTTGGACTCAGGAAGTAGAAGAACATTTATTGAAAAGGTCTTATGATGCGCTTGGCCTGAAAATTACAGAAGAGGAATTGACTCAACTTTTCACCGGCGACAATCTGCATCCTTCCATCCAAAGTGCTGCTGTTTTTAAGGATGAAGCCGGAATGTTCAGCAAAGATAAACTTGCAGAATATGTAAAAACATTTTCAGACGGAACCGAAGAAGGAAAAGCCCGTCAACGCCAATGGAAAAGGTTTGAAGAGTCGGTAAAAAAAGACGAAGTCAAACAAAAATATACCAATCTTATCAAAAAAGCAATTTACATTCCTTCATGGTATGCCAAACAGGTATATGTTGATAAAAACAAGAAAGCAACCATAGACTATGTGTTTGTACCTTATACCTCTGTTCAGGATGCCGAAGTTGCGGTAACAGATGCCGAACTGAAAGCCTACCTCAACAAAAACAAAGAGAAATACAAACAAAAAGCCTCCAAGACTATTGAATATATAACGTATGAAGTCATTCCTACCAAGGAAGACAGCACAATGGCTCAAAAAACGATTGCCGACAATATCGAAGCCTTTAAAACCACCGAAGATGCCGCGCGGTTTGTCAAAGTTCAAAATTCGGATACTCCGTTTTCCGATTCTTATGTTGCAAAAGACAATCTGACGGGTATGCTAAAAGATTCACTGTTTAGTGTATCGGTAGGTACGGTAATTGGACCTTATTATGAAGCAGGCACTTTTCAGGCTGTCAGACTTTTAGACCGCAAAATGATTGCGGATTCGGTAAAAATTCGTCAAATTTTGTTCACTGCTCCCGATGCAGCTTCTGCCTCAAAAGTAGTTGCCACAGCGGATAGTGTTAAAACAGTGTTGGAAAAAGGAGGAGATTTTGCAGCCCTCGCCAATCAGTTTTCGGCCGATGCTGCAAGTAAAGCTAAAGGAGGCGATGTCGGGTATGTCAAACCGGACGCACTTGCCCCGGAATTAGCGAAAGCAGTGTTCTATGAACACAAAAAAGGCGATATTTTTACCACCCCGACCAATCAGGGTTTATATTTGGTAGAAATTACGGCAGCAAACCCAAATAAAGATGCGGTAAAATTTGCGACATTTAGCAAAAATGTAGAGCCGAGCGAGCAAACCCGCAATAATGTGTTTGCAAAAGCTTTACAGTTTGCCACACAAAACACCACCGTAGAGGCATTTAAAAAAGCCGCTGCCGAGCAAACTTTGGCGATCAAAAAGTCTGAAAATATTGAAAAAAATACCTACAATATCACCGGACTTGGAATTAGTGAAGAAATCGCAACCTGGGCTTTTACCAATAACGTGGGTAAGGTAAGCAGTCAGATATTTACCATGGAAGAAGATTTGAAAGACGGCACAAACCGTGTTAAAACTACCTATATCCTTCCCGCAGTTACTTCAGCAAAAGAAGAAGGAACTCCTTCTATCGAAGATGTAAGAACCCAATTGGAAACGGAAGTTAAAAAAGAAAAGAAAGCTGAAAAAATTATTGCTAAAATTGGCAATTCAGACAACCTGCAAAGTATTGCCACAGCAACCGGGCAGGAATTGTTGTCTGCTGCCGAGTTAGATTTTTACTCATTCAGCCTTGCCGATTTAGGAAGGGAGCCTAAAGTTCAAGGTACTATTTTTGCCTTGAAACCCAACACACTATCAAAACCTATCATTGGCGATAAAGGAGTGTATGTGGTCAAAGTAGCTTCGTTCACCGATGTTGCTCCGTCCGATAATCTTTCGTCAATAAAATCAGAAATTGACCAACCCATCAAACAAAGCGTTGACTTTAGCGCGCTTCAGGCATTGACCAAAGCCTCTAAAGTTGAAGACAACCGATATAAGACCAGACGGTTTTAA
- a CDS encoding M1 family metallopeptidase encodes MNRIYLLLIFVLTFFHWNLVAATPEYRQQEVNYKIQVSLNDSTHTLNGFIQIEYINHSPDELSFIYFHLWPNAYKNQSTAFAKQQLENGDSKFYYSKSSERGAIDFLSFEAEGKPLNWEYDKKHPDIAKITLNKPLKSGEKVVIQTPFQVKIPNSYSRLGHVGQSYQITQWYPKPAVYDSKGWHPMPYLDQGEFYSEFGNFEVSITLPENYVVGATGELQNPEEIDWLNAKVSETEALAGKFDEKNLSDPPSSKELKTITFKQDSIHDFAWFADKRFHVLKDTIQLPGTSRKVVSWAMFTNEEADLWTNGAKYVSNAVYFYSDKVGLYPYNHCTAVQSALSAGAGMEYPMITVIGKSGSAKSLEQVIVHEVGHNWFYGILASNERQHPWMDEGINSYYELRYFREKYPNDKLLGKMSGSSIARIFDLDHLQPNAFQYYLYLFNARRNADQAIHLPSEDFTQLNYGVVVYFKTALSFHFLETWLGTTTFDKIMQDYYRQFSFKHPYPDDVRRVFTAQSGKNMDWFFDELLQTTKKIDYKIHKIKPDAQTIGNSRYDKITLKQNGKKGIKAPFTLTAFHKDQPVETVWYDGFLGEMEVNFPSGKYDRIVIDAANKMPDINRKNNTLYPRKLCKRSHPLRLQFAGSLENPRRKQLFFSPVIGYNHYDKTMVGVAFYNSLIPSTPFQFTLAPMYAIGSNSFSGAGDLSFNKFPDNIFSRVELNLAASMFGNGKFSVFSKDTSLTDRTLSTEVFKFYRLSPSLTFHLKKKTLRHPAQTKITLSHVSVLRKKFECPPNTNCSRVPSGFYQNELSLSHQNIRRINPFSWKIELQQGDGFAMAQGELKYLISYGKKPRSGLSARLYAGGFIQNKTITTTNPILLPLTMRGGYNYTLDQVFVARNENTGFWSHQVGMGGAGFKVPLSVGYTDKYMLAANFKASLPIKKIPLKLYADLGLPYTDIADGGLWDGKLFFDGGVALTPASDIIEIYWSLVSSKNIKDVYEANGIKWYERVTFLINFNALNPVKGVRNLTNLSF; translated from the coding sequence ATGAACCGGATTTATTTGTTGCTGATTTTTGTACTCACATTTTTTCATTGGAATTTAGTTGCCGCAACCCCTGAGTACCGGCAACAAGAAGTAAACTACAAAATACAGGTTAGTCTTAACGATTCTACCCACACACTAAACGGGTTTATTCAAATAGAATACATCAATCATTCACCGGACGAGTTGAGTTTTATATATTTTCACCTTTGGCCGAATGCCTATAAAAATCAAAGCACGGCTTTTGCCAAACAGCAATTAGAAAACGGAGACAGCAAATTTTACTATTCCAAAAGCTCAGAGCGTGGGGCTATTGATTTTCTCAGCTTTGAAGCGGAAGGGAAGCCCCTGAATTGGGAGTATGATAAAAAACACCCCGATATTGCAAAAATTACCCTGAACAAGCCCTTAAAAAGCGGGGAAAAGGTGGTGATACAAACGCCGTTTCAGGTAAAAATTCCAAACAGTTATTCCCGTTTGGGGCATGTTGGACAATCCTATCAAATTACTCAATGGTATCCAAAACCGGCGGTGTATGATTCAAAAGGCTGGCATCCTATGCCCTATTTAGACCAGGGTGAATTTTACAGCGAATTCGGGAATTTTGAAGTCAGCATCACACTTCCGGAAAACTACGTTGTCGGGGCAACAGGAGAACTGCAAAACCCCGAAGAAATAGATTGGCTAAACGCCAAAGTCAGCGAAACGGAAGCCTTAGCCGGCAAGTTTGACGAAAAAAATCTCAGTGATCCGCCCTCTTCAAAAGAATTGAAAACCATAACCTTTAAACAAGACAGTATCCATGATTTTGCATGGTTTGCCGATAAAAGGTTTCATGTCCTGAAAGACACCATTCAACTTCCCGGCACCAGCCGAAAAGTAGTTTCCTGGGCAATGTTCACCAACGAAGAAGCCGATTTGTGGACCAATGGAGCTAAGTATGTATCCAATGCGGTTTATTTTTATTCCGATAAGGTTGGACTATATCCTTATAATCATTGCACTGCCGTTCAAAGTGCATTAAGTGCAGGTGCAGGAATGGAATATCCTATGATAACCGTGATCGGGAAAAGCGGTTCTGCAAAGTCATTAGAACAGGTCATTGTTCATGAAGTTGGCCATAACTGGTTCTATGGCATTCTCGCTTCCAACGAAAGACAGCATCCCTGGATGGACGAAGGGATAAACTCATACTACGAATTGCGATATTTCAGAGAAAAATATCCGAACGATAAGTTATTGGGCAAGATGTCCGGTAGTAGTATTGCCCGTATTTTTGATCTGGATCATCTCCAACCCAATGCTTTTCAGTACTACCTCTATTTGTTTAATGCCCGCAGAAATGCCGACCAGGCCATTCATCTTCCTTCCGAAGACTTCACACAACTGAACTACGGAGTTGTTGTTTATTTTAAAACAGCCCTTAGCTTTCATTTTCTCGAAACTTGGTTAGGCACCACTACATTTGACAAGATTATGCAGGACTACTACCGGCAATTCAGCTTTAAGCATCCTTATCCTGATGATGTTAGGCGGGTTTTTACCGCACAGAGTGGAAAAAATATGGACTGGTTTTTTGATGAATTGCTTCAGACAACTAAAAAAATAGACTATAAAATACATAAAATCAAACCTGATGCTCAAACCATAGGAAATAGCCGGTATGATAAAATAACGCTGAAACAAAATGGTAAAAAGGGAATTAAAGCACCTTTTACCCTTACTGCTTTTCATAAAGATCAACCGGTCGAAACAGTTTGGTATGATGGGTTTCTTGGTGAGATGGAGGTCAATTTCCCATCCGGAAAATATGACCGTATAGTCATTGATGCTGCTAACAAAATGCCGGATATTAATAGAAAAAATAACACCCTTTATCCTCGCAAATTATGTAAACGAAGCCATCCGTTGCGTTTGCAATTTGCCGGAAGCCTCGAAAATCCCCGCCGCAAACAGTTGTTTTTCAGCCCGGTTATAGGATACAATCATTATGATAAAACCATGGTTGGCGTTGCGTTTTACAACAGCCTGATACCTTCCACTCCTTTTCAGTTTACTTTGGCACCTATGTATGCCATTGGATCAAACAGTTTTTCAGGTGCCGGAGATCTAAGTTTCAACAAGTTTCCGGATAACATATTTAGCCGGGTAGAACTAAACCTCGCTGCTTCCATGTTCGGAAACGGAAAATTCAGCGTATTCAGCAAAGACACCAGCCTGACAGACAGAACCCTGAGTACAGAAGTATTTAAATTTTACCGGCTATCTCCTTCACTGACTTTTCACCTGAAGAAAAAAACACTGCGGCATCCCGCTCAAACAAAAATAACGTTGAGCCATGTCAGTGTGCTTCGCAAAAAATTCGAATGTCCGCCCAATACAAATTGCAGCAGGGTACCTTCCGGCTTTTACCAAAACGAATTGTCCTTATCTCATCAAAATATCCGGAGAATTAACCCTTTTTCATGGAAAATAGAACTACAGCAGGGAGATGGTTTTGCCATGGCGCAGGGAGAACTTAAATACCTGATTTCTTATGGAAAAAAACCCCGAAGTGGTCTTAGCGCCCGACTTTATGCCGGTGGGTTCATCCAAAACAAAACCATTACAACTACCAATCCGATACTCCTTCCACTAACTATGAGAGGTGGTTACAACTATACCCTTGACCAGGTTTTTGTAGCAAGAAATGAAAATACGGGGTTCTGGTCGCATCAGGTAGGAATGGGTGGAGCGGGATTTAAAGTGCCCCTAAGTGTAGGATATACGGATAAGTATATGTTGGCGGCAAACTTTAAGGCATCTTTACCCATCAAAAAAATACCATTAAAGCTATATGCCGATTTAGGTTTACCTTATACTGATATTGCCGATGGTGGACTTTGGGACGGCAAATTGTTTTTTGACGGAGGAGTTGCACTTACCCCCGCTTCGGATATTATAGAGATTTACTGGTCGTTGGTTTCTTCCAAAAACATCAAAGATGTATATGAGGCAAACGGAATAAAATGGTATGAACGGGTTACTTTTTTGATCAACTTCAATGCCTTAAATCCCGTCAAGGGCGTAAGAAACCTTACCAACCTAAGTTTTTAA
- the lpxB gene encoding lipid-A-disaccharide synthase: MKYYIIAGEASGDLHGGNLILSLKAKDSMAEFRCWGGDYMQETSGVDLVKHFKDTAYMGIIEVIKHLPGIFRNLNYCKQDILTFSPDVVILIDYPGFNLRIAKFLTQKNIPVFYYISPQVWAWHSSRVKKMKKYISHLFVILPFEQDFFSRHNWSVHYFGHPLLDEIDDEKKRQNRENIVQDLNAAFDKPIIALLPGSRRQEVGRILPEMLKCISFFPDYQFVIAGVSSVSSDLYHNIVKGYNVPVIFGQTHALIQCARVALVASGTATLETALLNTPQIVCYRANPVSMAIARKIVRVPYISLVNLIAGKEVVKELIQQEVNTGNLVRELRALLDENSLVRKSMITEYKLLRQRLGSKGVSEKIAEAMIRFLKRK; this comes from the coding sequence ATGAAATATTATATAATAGCAGGTGAAGCTTCGGGCGATTTACATGGCGGCAATTTAATATTGTCCCTCAAAGCCAAAGATTCTATGGCTGAATTCCGATGCTGGGGTGGTGATTATATGCAGGAAACTTCGGGTGTTGATTTGGTAAAGCATTTTAAAGACACTGCCTATATGGGTATAATCGAAGTAATTAAACACCTTCCGGGCATTTTTCGAAACTTAAATTATTGTAAACAGGACATTTTGACCTTTTCGCCGGATGTGGTGATTTTAATTGATTACCCGGGGTTCAACCTCAGAATTGCGAAGTTTTTAACCCAAAAGAACATACCCGTATTTTATTACATCTCTCCCCAAGTTTGGGCATGGCATAGCTCAAGGGTGAAAAAGATGAAAAAATACATCAGCCATCTTTTTGTTATTTTACCATTTGAGCAGGATTTTTTTTCCCGGCATAATTGGTCTGTTCACTATTTTGGACACCCGTTGCTCGATGAAATAGACGATGAAAAAAAACGTCAAAACAGGGAAAATATTGTGCAAGATTTGAATGCCGCTTTCGACAAGCCAATCATTGCCCTTTTGCCGGGAAGCAGAAGGCAGGAAGTCGGACGAATTTTGCCGGAAATGTTGAAATGTATCTCCTTTTTTCCTGACTATCAGTTTGTGATTGCAGGCGTTTCTTCTGTATCATCTGACCTATACCACAATATTGTAAAAGGGTATAATGTGCCTGTAATTTTCGGACAAACCCATGCCTTGATTCAATGCGCCAGGGTTGCTTTGGTGGCTTCGGGTACCGCAACTTTGGAAACCGCTTTGTTAAATACCCCGCAGATAGTCTGTTATCGAGCTAACCCTGTTTCTATGGCAATTGCCCGGAAAATAGTACGCGTTCCTTATATTTCTTTGGTCAATTTAATCGCCGGCAAAGAAGTGGTCAAAGAGTTAATTCAACAGGAAGTAAACACAGGCAATTTAGTCCGGGAACTTCGAGCTTTATTAGATGAAAACAGCCTTGTCCGAAAGTCAATGATTACGGAATACAAATTGTTGCGACAGCGATTAGGCAGCAAAGGAGTTTCAGAAAAAATAGCAGAAGCTATGATACGGTTTCTAAAACGGAAGTAA
- a CDS encoding glycine--tRNA ligase: MKNQGDIFKKLISHAKEYGFIYPSSEVYDGLSAVYDYGPNGVELKNNIKTFWWKSMVQMHENIVGLDSAIFMHPKIWKASGHVDAFNDPLIDNKDSKKRYRADVLIEEYLGKIDDKISKEVEKAAKRFGDSFDEGVYRTTNERVMNYAEERGRIAQRYVKAMEENDLAEMKQIIVDCEIACPESGSRNWTEVRQFNLMFATHFGALAGATEEDNRVYLRPETAQGIFVNFLNVQRTTRQKLPFGIAQIGKAFRNEIVARQFIFRMREFEQMEMQFFVPPGTEMEWYKYWREERLKWHRAIFGSHQLRFHEHEKLAHYANAAVDIEFDFPFGFKEIEGIHSRTDFDLGNHQLFSGKKMQYFDPEKNESYVPYVVETSVGADRTFLAVMTSALLEEEVPDADGGMAMRTVLKLHPALAPVKVAVLPLISKTELTDKARQVFSQLKLSVQCQYEEKDSIGRRYRRQDAIGTPYCVTIDFDTLEDDTVTIRNRDTLQQERVPISAVEAIITKATGMNQLLW; encoded by the coding sequence ATGAAAAATCAAGGAGACATATTTAAAAAGTTGATTTCACACGCTAAAGAGTATGGGTTTATTTACCCCTCAAGCGAAGTATATGACGGATTAAGTGCGGTCTATGATTACGGACCGAATGGCGTGGAGTTGAAAAACAACATCAAAACTTTTTGGTGGAAGTCAATGGTTCAGATGCACGAAAACATAGTGGGTCTGGACTCTGCCATCTTTATGCACCCTAAAATCTGGAAGGCATCGGGACATGTTGACGCATTTAACGACCCGTTAATTGACAACAAAGATTCCAAAAAACGCTATCGGGCTGATGTGCTGATCGAAGAATACCTGGGCAAAATTGATGATAAAATCAGCAAGGAAGTTGAAAAAGCTGCCAAACGCTTTGGCGACTCTTTTGACGAGGGCGTTTACCGCACCACCAACGAGCGGGTGATGAACTATGCCGAAGAGCGAGGGCGAATTGCTCAGCGATATGTGAAGGCCATGGAAGAAAATGACCTGGCCGAGATGAAGCAAATTATTGTGGATTGTGAAATTGCCTGTCCTGAAAGTGGTTCCAGAAACTGGACAGAAGTCAGACAGTTCAATCTCATGTTTGCTACTCACTTCGGAGCCTTGGCAGGAGCTACCGAAGAGGATAACCGCGTTTACCTACGCCCGGAAACGGCACAGGGCATTTTTGTAAATTTTCTGAACGTACAACGCACCACCCGTCAAAAACTGCCTTTCGGTATTGCACAAATCGGTAAAGCTTTCAGAAACGAAATTGTCGCCCGTCAATTTATTTTCCGTATGCGTGAGTTTGAGCAAATGGAGATGCAGTTTTTTGTGCCGCCCGGCACGGAAATGGAATGGTACAAGTACTGGCGGGAGGAAAGGTTAAAATGGCATCGCGCTATTTTTGGCAGCCATCAACTGCGTTTTCACGAACACGAAAAATTAGCCCATTATGCAAATGCGGCAGTAGATATTGAATTTGATTTCCCGTTTGGGTTCAAAGAAATCGAGGGCATCCATTCGAGAACCGACTTTGATTTGGGCAATCACCAACTTTTTTCGGGCAAGAAAATGCAATACTTTGACCCCGAGAAAAATGAAAGCTATGTGCCTTATGTGGTTGAAACATCCGTAGGTGCTGACCGGACATTTTTGGCTGTAATGACTTCTGCTCTTCTGGAAGAAGAAGTACCCGATGCAGACGGTGGAATGGCAATGCGTACTGTGCTCAAATTACATCCGGCTTTGGCTCCGGTAAAAGTTGCAGTGTTGCCTTTGATAAGCAAAACCGAATTGACCGATAAAGCCCGGCAAGTGTTTTCACAACTAAAATTGTCGGTTCAATGCCAATATGAAGAAAAAGACTCGATTGGAAGACGCTACCGCCGTCAGGATGCTATCGGAACCCCCTATTGTGTAACCATAGATTTCGACACATTAGAAGATGACACTGTAACCATCAGAAACCGCGATACCCTTCAACAGGAAAGAGTTCCAATATCGGCGGTTGAAGCCATCATTACCAAAGCTACCGGCATGAATCAACTGCTTTGGTAA
- a CDS encoding transglycosylase SLT domain-containing protein: protein MSILVKLEQKKLVVSYKMLAPAVAALILFNIMLYSMILKKDIPSEIPKISNRLYLLDQASNFVYDLDGFETKVREVSSKLNIPPEWLMSVIHSESRFDASVSNYKGSGATGLIQFMPGTAKEFGISVSQLKNLSHVEQMNFVYKYLSAKQAKYGSFETLTDLYIAILYPKALAEDFCYSLYAKPSISYEMNSGLDQNNDGNVTIQDIDKYLKRKYPSAYIISKNGSTVEQPSKMTTGFGGR, encoded by the coding sequence ATGAGTATCTTGGTAAAACTTGAGCAAAAAAAACTGGTTGTCAGCTACAAAATGTTGGCACCCGCAGTTGCAGCTTTAATACTGTTCAATATTATGTTGTACAGTATGATTTTAAAAAAAGACATTCCGTCTGAAATCCCAAAAATCAGCAATCGCCTGTATTTACTTGATCAGGCAAGCAACTTTGTCTATGATTTAGACGGATTTGAAACAAAAGTCCGGGAGGTAAGCAGTAAATTGAATATTCCACCAGAATGGTTGATGTCTGTGATACACTCTGAGTCCAGATTTGATGCTTCTGTCAGTAACTATAAAGGCAGCGGAGCTACCGGACTCATACAATTTATGCCTGGAACAGCCAAAGAGTTTGGTATTTCTGTTTCACAGTTAAAAAACCTGAGTCATGTTGAACAAATGAACTTTGTTTATAAATATCTCTCTGCAAAACAAGCTAAATATGGGTCTTTTGAAACCTTAACCGATTTGTATATAGCCATTCTGTACCCAAAAGCCCTGGCTGAAGATTTTTGTTATTCGCTTTATGCAAAACCATCTATCAGTTATGAGATGAACTCTGGTTTAGACCAAAACAACGATGGCAATGTGACCATTCAGGATATTGATAAATACCTGAAACGAAAATATCCGAGTGCTTATATCATATCTAAAAATGGCAGTACTGTGGAACAACCCTCAAAAATGACTACAGGCTTTGGGGGCAGGTAA
- a CDS encoding cation:proton antiporter — protein sequence MTIIHTANVYELPLKEPVLIFAVLVFSFLLVPLLFKRFKIPDIIGLILAGVILGPNGFNLLERSEAIRLFGTVGVIYILFMAGLEIDLKDFKRNRHKSLQLGLLIISITMVLGFTISFFLLDFELPAAILFGVLFSPTTLIAYPIVKRLGVLKNEAVTVIMGSILITDTLALLVLSLVSEAVKSNLSVHSLLLFFGGLAFFLLLIIKVLTPISQWFFKNVESSGTTQFLFSLMVVFAAAAMAVFAGIEPIIGAFLAGLALNNLVPHASPLMSRIEFVGNALFIPFFLVSVGMLVDVRLFWQDINALLVALVMVGIGTLGKLIPAFIMQKLHGYNSDQRNILFGLSYSKAAAALAIAIVGFNLGIFSETIQNGVIIVILVTCSVGPFIVEKAAVRLALQDKQGIPETPEKPERILVPIANPNTLNQLIDFANLIKKPESKEPLIPLAVVPDDDDAEDNVRQNKKMLEQALVHAAVTDTTLNLYTRVDTNAASGIIRAAKEMLVTDIILGWSETRTAANTFFGTTLDNILSNLAQTVIVVKLHHPLNTVKRLVVVVSPNTEAENGFRHMLGIIRRLSNQIGASINLFANAHSITSLIEYKEKFRPDFDFTTTRFDDWKNYSKILDSLQPNDLLVLCMGREHSVSYNPFFVVQPRTLAKALSHSGFVIIYPGQFQ from the coding sequence ATGACAATTATCCATACCGCCAATGTTTATGAACTACCGCTTAAAGAGCCTGTTTTGATTTTTGCGGTACTGGTTTTTTCATTTTTATTAGTTCCCTTGCTGTTTAAGAGGTTTAAAATTCCCGATATTATAGGGTTAATACTGGCAGGTGTTATTCTTGGTCCCAATGGTTTTAATCTGCTTGAAAGAAGCGAGGCAATCCGTCTGTTCGGAACGGTGGGTGTGATTTACATCTTGTTTATGGCAGGATTAGAGATTGATTTAAAAGATTTCAAGCGAAACAGGCATAAAAGTTTACAACTTGGTTTGCTTATCATTAGCATAACAATGGTATTAGGTTTTACCATTTCATTTTTTTTGTTGGATTTTGAACTGCCGGCTGCAATTCTATTTGGTGTGCTTTTTTCACCAACCACCCTGATTGCTTACCCGATTGTTAAACGCCTAGGGGTTTTAAAAAATGAAGCGGTAACGGTCATAATGGGCAGTATTTTAATAACCGATACCCTTGCACTGCTTGTTTTATCGCTTGTTTCAGAGGCAGTAAAGAGCAATTTGAGTGTCCATTCCTTACTTTTATTTTTTGGCGGGTTAGCTTTTTTTCTGTTGTTGATTATAAAAGTACTTACGCCGATATCTCAATGGTTTTTTAAAAATGTAGAAAGCAGCGGCACCACCCAATTTTTGTTTAGCCTGATGGTGGTTTTTGCAGCAGCAGCGATGGCTGTTTTTGCAGGCATTGAACCTATTATTGGAGCTTTTTTAGCGGGTTTAGCCCTCAACAACTTAGTGCCGCACGCTTCTCCTTTAATGTCGCGAATTGAATTTGTAGGAAATGCTTTGTTTATTCCCTTCTTTTTAGTCAGTGTAGGGATGTTGGTAGATGTTCGGTTGTTTTGGCAAGATATCAATGCACTGCTTGTTGCCCTGGTCATGGTTGGTATCGGAACATTAGGGAAATTAATCCCTGCCTTTATCATGCAAAAATTGCATGGTTACAACAGCGATCAAAGAAATATTTTATTTGGCTTAAGTTATTCAAAAGCTGCAGCAGCTTTGGCTATCGCTATAGTCGGTTTTAATTTAGGAATCTTTAGCGAGACCATTCAAAATGGAGTGATTATCGTGATCCTCGTCACTTGTTCGGTAGGACCATTTATAGTTGAGAAAGCAGCAGTCCGGTTAGCGTTGCAGGATAAACAAGGAATACCTGAAACTCCCGAAAAACCCGAACGAATATTGGTGCCAATCGCCAATCCAAATACACTGAACCAACTCATTGATTTTGCCAATTTAATAAAGAAACCCGAATCTAAAGAGCCACTCATTCCTTTGGCTGTAGTTCCGGACGATGACGATGCCGAAGATAATGTGAGACAAAATAAAAAAATGCTGGAGCAAGCCTTAGTTCATGCCGCCGTAACCGATACTACACTTAATTTATATACCAGAGTAGATACCAATGCTGCAAGTGGTATTATCAGAGCAGCCAAAGAAATGTTGGTTACTGATATTATTTTGGGATGGAGCGAAACAAGAACGGCAGCAAATACTTTTTTCGGAACTACCCTCGACAACATTTTATCTAATTTGGCTCAAACGGTGATAGTTGTAAAACTGCATCATCCGCTCAATACGGTAAAAAGATTGGTCGTTGTTGTAAGTCCAAATACGGAAGCCGAAAACGGGTTCAGACACATGCTCGGAATTATCAGAAGATTATCAAATCAAATCGGAGCATCTATTAATTTATTTGCCAATGCCCATTCTATAACATCGCTTATTGAATACAAAGAAAAATTCAGGCCGGATTTTGATTTTACAACAACCCGGTTTGACGACTGGAAAAACTATTCCAAAATATTAGACTCGCTTCAGCCAAATGATTTGTTGGTCTTATGTATGGGACGGGAACATTCGGTTTCGTACAATCCTTTTTTTGTTGTTCAACCTCGAACCCTCGCTAAAGCACTATCTCATTCAGGCTTTGTCATAATTTATCCCGGCCAGTTTCAATAA